The DNA window CGCTCTATGAAGCGTCCGACGCCGGCGTAAAAATCCAGTTGAATATCCGCGGCATCTGTTGCCTGCGTCCCGGCGTGAAGGGACTCAGCGACAACATCGAGGTGCTCAGCATTATCGACCGCTACCTGGAACATGCCCGCATTTTCCACTTTTTGCACGGGGGCGATAACCGCGTCTTTATCTCCAGCGCTGACTGGATGCCGCGGAACCTGGACAAACGCGTCGAACTGCTGATCCCTGTTGAAGACGACGCCGCCAAACGCCGGTTAATGGGTATCCTGGATTGTTATTTCCGCGATAATGTCAAAGCGAAGCAGCTCCAGCCCAACGGTTCGTACCAGCTGGTCAAACGCCACGCCCGGCGGAAAGAGTTCCGCAGCCAGGAAGAGCTGTACCGTCTTGCCTGCGAGGCCGTCAAAAACGCCAGCCAATCCAAACGGACTGTATTTGAGCCCCATCAGAGCCAGTAAATGAAAACCCTTCTCATACTCCGCCACGCCAAATCCAGCTGGGCAGACGCAGGGCAGGCGGACTTCGATCGCCCGCTCAACAAACGCGGCCGACAATCGGCCCCGCTCATCGGCCAGGAGATTCGAGAACGCGGGATCACGCCCTGGCTGGTCCTCAGTTCGACCGCCTTACGGGCCCGACTGACGACCGAACTGGTCAATGCCGAGTCCGGTTTTACTGGCCAGACAGTATTCGAACAGGACCTCTACCTGGCCCCGCCGGAAACCTACCTGGAGCGCCTGCGGTGGCTGGGCGGCGAAGCCAACCCGGCGATGGTCGTCGGCCATAACCCGGGACTGGAGATGCTGGTCGGCATGCTGACCGGCCAGCATGCGTCATTCCCCACCGCCGCCCTGGCGATCGTCGACCTGCCGATCGATGCCTGGAGCGAGCTGCGTTCCAACACGCCCGGCCGCCTTGTCGATCTGGTCCTCCCGCGGGAACTGTAAACCTGCCCGC is part of the Lignipirellula cremea genome and encodes:
- a CDS encoding SixA phosphatase family protein, which translates into the protein MKTLLILRHAKSSWADAGQADFDRPLNKRGRQSAPLIGQEIRERGITPWLVLSSTALRARLTTELVNAESGFTGQTVFEQDLYLAPPETYLERLRWLGGEANPAMVVGHNPGLEMLVGMLTGQHASFPTAALAIVDLPIDAWSELRSNTPGRLVDLVLPREL